A single genomic interval of Musa acuminata AAA Group cultivar baxijiao chromosome BXJ3-4, Cavendish_Baxijiao_AAA, whole genome shotgun sequence harbors:
- the LOC135635569 gene encoding putative wall-associated receptor kinase-like 16: MNKGLVYIKPPTVVMGVDDEFISTSLIDLENWPYSFKLKEQMTRNSYQELTSNRVYVVGCSALASIVDLTTNKTISNCFSICIASEPSQYSEPYDIDSRYCTLDLSSMNTAALEIHLTRLNLTELHLVNTSNINVIMFNGDDDYDLQGVLNGSRTNVEATLAWYMNDHLSCKEAINTDTYACVSQNSLCRDVMTDTIYLSNSIGYLCQCSASYQGNPYVPSGCQGVIIGASTGIGLLLLCSSLLILRRKWEKRKQKKTREKYFHQNHGLLLQQLISSSEDISERTKIFSLEEMEKATNNFDETRVLGRGGHGTVYKGILSDQRVVAVKKSKYVKQSEIDQFINEVAVLSQINHRNIVKLFGCCLETEVPLLIYEFISNGTLLDHLHIPEGNSTLSWDDRLRIAVEAAGALAYLHSAASISIFHRDVKSSNVLLDDHLTAKISDFGSSRLIPLDQTHLLTAVQGTFGYLDPEYYQTSQLTEKSDVYSFGVILLELLTGKKPIFSTEYEDRLNLSMHFLQTVRANRPFDLIDDLVMKEATEEELIDMIGLVEMCLRLKGVKRPTMKEVEDKLQNLRRIRLKKTGHCLVKGDEETEHLLRDSPYAFSEVVDPASQGTSRNYTLEKEFMWSHHHPR, from the exons ATGAACAAGGGGTTGGTATATATCAAACCACCAACTGTCGTCATGGGTGTCGACGATGAGTTTATAAGCACCTCACTGATTGATCTGGAGAATTGGCCTTACTCCTTTAAGTTAAAGGAACAGATGACACGTAATTCTTATCAAGAATTGACATCTAACAGAGTTTACGTTGTAGGTTGTAGCGCTCTCGCCAGTATAGTGGATCTTACTACCAATAAAACCATTAGCAATTGTTTTAGTATTTGCATTGCCAGTGAGCCGAGTCAATATTCAGAGCCGTACGACATTGACAGTAGATATTGCACATTGGATCTATCTTCTATGAATACAGCTGCCTTGGAGATTCACCTAACTCGACTCAATCTAACCGAGTTACACTTGGTGAATACCTCCAACATCAATGTCATCATGTTCAATGgtgatgatgattatgatcttcAAGGAGTATTAAACGGAAGTAGAACGAATGTGGAGGCCACCCTGGCATGGTACATGAATGATCATCTTTCATGTAAAGAGGCCATTAATACTGATACATACGCCTGCGTCAGTCAAAATAGTCTTTGCCGTGATGTCATGACTGATACAATCTACTTGAGTAATAGCATTGGATATTTGTGTCAATGTTCCGCAAGTTATCAAGGCAATCCCTATGTACCTAGTGGCTGTCAAG GTGTCATCATTGGTGCAAGCACCGGCATAGGCCTATTACTCTTATGTTCGAGTCTCCTTATCCTGAGAAGGAAAtgggaaaaaagaaaacaaaagaaaactagAGAAAAATACTTCCATCAGAATCATGGTTTACTGCTACAACAGTTAATCTCGTCTAGTGAAGATATTAGTGAGAGAACAAAGATATTTTCTCTGGAAGAGATGGAGAAGGCAacaaataattttgatgagaCTCGAGTGCTCGGCCGCGGCGGACATGGAACGGTTTACAAAGGAATTTTGTCAGATCAACGTGTAGTCGCCGTCAAAAAATCTAAATATGTGAAACAAAGTGAGATAGACCAGTTCATCAATGAGGTTGCAGTTCTTTCTCAGATTAATCACAGGAATATTGTTAAGCTTTTCGGGTGTTGCTTGGAAACTGAAGTTCCCTTGTTGATTTATGAGTTTATCTCGAATGGGACTCTTTTAGATCATCTCCATATTCCAGAAGGTAACTCTACATTATCATGGGATGATCGCCTGAGGATTGCTGTTGAGGCTGCCGGAGCGCTCGCTTATTTACACTCGGCTGCTTCAATTTCGATATTTCATAGAGATGTCAAATCATCAAATGTTCTCTTAGATGATCATTTAACGGCTAAAATATCAGATTTTGGATCTTCAAGACTTATTCCACTCGACCAAACTCATTTACTCACTGCTGTACAAGGCACCTTTGGATATCTTGACCCGGAGTACTATCAGACCAGTCAGTTGACGGAGAAGAGCGATGTTTATAGCTTCGGAGTCATTCTTCTAGAGCTTTTAACAGGTAAAAAGCCAATTTTCTCCACCGAATATGAAGACAGACTGAATCTATCGATGCATTTTCTTCAAACGGTGAGAGCGAATCGCCCCTTTGATCTTATAGATGATCTTGTTATGAAAGAAGCGACCGAAGAAGAGCTCATCGACATGATTGGATTGGTAGAAATGTGTTTAAGATTGAAAGGGGTTAAACGGCCTACGATGAAAGAGGTGGAGGATAAATTACAGAACTTGAGAAGGATCAGACTGAAAAAAACAGGACATTGTTTGGTTAAAGGTGACGAAGAAACCGAGCATCTGCTGAGAGACTCACCTTATGCCTTCTCTGAAGTCGTCGACCCAGCAAGTCAAGGTACATCCAGGAATTATAccttagagaaagaatttatgtgGTCGCATCATCACCCACGGTGA